The proteins below come from a single Agrococcus beijingensis genomic window:
- a CDS encoding excinuclease ABC subunit UvrA has translation MTKMSGDRAAWISVEQARTNNLQEVSVRVPKHQITAFTGVSGSGKSSLAFGTIAAEATRLVAESYPLFVRNRLPSSGRADVDRIDGLMFTTVVDQRPFTGNARSTVGTASDIAPLLRMLFSRIGEPCAGYSPAYSFNDPSGMCPRCEGLGTVDDIDLDQLLDMRLSLNQGAIRFPAFEPGTYRWSRMVHSGLADPETRLSELPDDVLNSLLYAEDLPLASPDPKYPKSSNFDGVIPRLRNSYLRKTPSRLTDEERAGLARIVTRQPCPECHGARLNQAARSSLIDGRSIADWSALPVSELRDLVHGVHDSRVNPVLTAISERLRALDAVGLGYLSLDRHSTTLSGGEAQRVKIVRHLGSALSDVCYIFDEPSVGLHPHDVHRLLTLLADLRDAHNTVLVVEHHPAVIAAADLVIDLGPGAGTNGGHIQFEGTPDELAATDTATGRMLHEQVRLNLNPRTPTKWVTVERATAHNLQDVTVEIPLEVLTVVTGVAGSGKSTLAAQILPAQHPQFVVIGQEPLRGGNRSTSATVLGIADPIRREFARANHMAPSWFSPNAKGACPVCKGKGLITTDLAFLDDVSTPCEACGGTRFNPQALSAQFKGHSIADVLAMNASQSLDLFRSVRDITTPLGWLEDVGLGYLSIGQTTNTLSGGERQRLLLAKHLSDTPEPSRLRLVFDEPTAGLHGSDTDRLLRLFDRLVDEGATITVIEHNQRVVAHADYIIDIGPGAGERGGTVVYHGPPQGLLTASDSITGKYLQSTHPTLNTSKRL, from the coding sequence ATGACGAAGATGAGCGGGGACCGTGCTGCGTGGATCAGTGTCGAGCAAGCGAGGACCAACAATCTCCAAGAGGTGTCTGTGCGGGTACCGAAGCACCAGATCACCGCCTTCACCGGCGTCTCCGGGTCGGGAAAGTCGTCTCTCGCTTTCGGCACTATCGCCGCGGAAGCCACCCGCTTGGTAGCAGAGTCGTACCCGCTGTTTGTCCGCAACCGTCTGCCGTCCAGCGGACGAGCTGATGTCGATCGCATCGACGGTCTCATGTTCACGACGGTCGTGGATCAGCGCCCGTTCACGGGCAACGCGAGATCGACCGTTGGCACCGCGAGTGACATCGCGCCCTTGCTGCGGATGCTCTTCTCTCGTATCGGAGAGCCCTGCGCCGGTTACTCGCCGGCATACTCGTTCAACGACCCGTCCGGGATGTGTCCGAGATGCGAGGGATTGGGAACGGTTGACGATATCGACCTCGACCAGTTGCTCGATATGCGGCTGAGTTTGAATCAGGGTGCGATTCGTTTCCCGGCGTTTGAACCTGGCACCTATCGGTGGTCTCGAATGGTGCATTCCGGCCTTGCCGACCCCGAGACGCGCTTATCCGAGTTGCCCGACGACGTGCTCAACAGTCTCCTGTACGCGGAGGATCTGCCGCTGGCGTCCCCTGACCCGAAGTACCCGAAGTCGAGCAACTTCGACGGAGTGATTCCCAGGCTGCGCAACAGCTACCTGCGCAAGACGCCCTCTCGGCTGACCGACGAAGAACGAGCGGGGCTGGCGAGGATCGTCACTCGGCAGCCCTGTCCCGAGTGCCACGGGGCCCGGTTGAACCAGGCCGCTCGCTCGAGTCTCATAGACGGCCGGTCGATTGCTGACTGGTCCGCGCTCCCGGTCAGCGAACTACGGGACCTGGTGCACGGTGTTCATGATTCGCGCGTGAATCCGGTCCTCACAGCGATCAGCGAACGATTGAGAGCATTGGACGCCGTTGGGCTGGGATACCTGAGCTTGGACAGGCACTCGACGACGCTTTCCGGCGGCGAGGCACAGCGGGTAAAGATCGTCAGGCATCTCGGCAGTGCCTTGAGCGACGTTTGCTACATCTTCGATGAGCCCAGCGTCGGCCTCCATCCACACGACGTTCACCGGCTGCTCACGCTCCTGGCAGACCTTCGTGATGCCCACAACACCGTCCTCGTCGTCGAACACCACCCTGCGGTGATCGCTGCGGCCGATCTCGTCATCGACCTGGGGCCCGGGGCAGGGACGAACGGCGGTCACATCCAGTTCGAGGGGACACCCGACGAACTGGCCGCCACCGACACGGCGACCGGTCGGATGCTGCACGAGCAGGTGCGTCTCAACCTCAACCCTCGGACACCGACGAAGTGGGTGACCGTCGAACGTGCCACAGCCCACAACCTTCAGGATGTCACCGTTGAGATCCCGCTCGAAGTCCTCACCGTGGTGACCGGGGTCGCGGGTTCCGGGAAGAGCACCCTCGCCGCCCAAATCCTCCCAGCTCAACACCCGCAGTTTGTCGTCATCGGGCAAGAACCACTCCGTGGCGGGAACCGGTCAACCTCCGCCACCGTACTGGGAATCGCCGACCCCATCCGCCGTGAGTTCGCTCGCGCCAACCATATGGCACCGTCGTGGTTCAGCCCCAACGCAAAAGGTGCGTGTCCGGTCTGCAAGGGCAAAGGCTTAATCACTACCGACCTCGCGTTCCTCGATGACGTGAGCACACCCTGCGAGGCGTGCGGCGGGACCAGGTTCAATCCTCAGGCGCTCTCCGCCCAGTTCAAGGGACACTCGATTGCTGACGTCCTTGCAATGAACGCCTCCCAGTCCCTCGACCTGTTCAGGTCTGTCCGCGACATCACGACACCGCTGGGATGGCTGGAAGACGTCGGGCTGGGGTACCTCAGCATCGGACAAACGACGAACACACTATCCGGAGGCGAACGCCAGCGACTCCTGCTCGCCAAACACCTCAGCGACACTCCCGAACCCTCGAGATTGCGGCTCGTGTTCGACGAACCGACCGCCGGACTCCACGGCTCCGACACCGACAGACTCCTCCGACTCTTCGACCGGCTCGTGGACGAGGGAGCCACCATCACCGTCATCGAACACAACCAACGGGTCGTCGCGCACGCTGACTACATCATCGACATTGGCCCCGGCGCAGGAGAACGAGGAGGCACCGTCGTCTACCACGGACCCCCACAGGGCCTCCTCACCGCAAGCGATTCAATCACCGGGAAGTATCTGCAGTCCACTCACCCCACACTGAACACCTCGAAGCGACTATGA
- a CDS encoding recombinase family protein, whose protein sequence is MGHEQQEQTTEALRAVVYVRISDDPEGTERGVDRQEVDCRAYAEAHGWEVAAVFRENDTSAFKQRTITLSSGERVRRVVRPQFRAMLKNLADGQAQVMVAYDLDRAVRDPRDLEDLIDAKVLGGFTVRSVTGSLRLDTDSDVAMARVLVAMANKSSADTARRVARAAKQQAIEGAWHGGRVPFGYRAEAGALTIDPVTGPLVVEMYQRVLAGDSLYRIRKEWNERGILTTHGCRWSDRTLKMVLYNPSNKGVREYRPVMPDGSRARTSKMQVKAAWPAIVDEDTWQQVSDVLDARKKARNFHQPGSGSAVRMYPFSGLIRCSLCGTAMIHRGGVYQCIQPTPGGCTRSIRSAEIEKLVEEAVRATFEQITLHPTKHRTSGRDLAARVGLAATLDADRERLARLDDDYYDGLIDKTMWVRQRARIAERIESTRREHAATMPEQHAGLNIDMTTVAAEWKGRTPMWQYQAASLILQAVLVHAHPADMMTAVPKRRNESTEDFHVRRDAHRAAVLARRVEFIWRA, encoded by the coding sequence ATGGGCCACGAACAGCAGGAACAGACCACGGAAGCGTTGCGGGCGGTGGTGTACGTCAGGATCAGTGACGACCCCGAGGGCACCGAACGCGGCGTGGATCGGCAAGAGGTCGACTGCCGCGCCTACGCCGAAGCCCACGGCTGGGAAGTCGCAGCCGTATTCCGAGAAAACGACACGTCGGCGTTCAAGCAGCGCACGATCACACTCTCTTCGGGTGAGCGGGTGCGGCGGGTTGTTCGCCCGCAGTTCCGCGCCATGCTCAAGAATCTCGCGGACGGCCAGGCGCAGGTGATGGTCGCGTATGACTTGGATCGGGCGGTGCGCGACCCGAGAGATTTGGAAGACCTCATCGACGCGAAGGTGCTCGGCGGGTTCACCGTCCGCTCCGTGACCGGCTCGCTCCGGTTGGATACGGATTCTGATGTGGCGATGGCCAGGGTGCTGGTCGCGATGGCGAACAAGTCATCGGCGGATACTGCCCGTCGTGTCGCACGGGCAGCGAAACAGCAGGCCATCGAGGGTGCCTGGCACGGCGGCCGGGTGCCGTTCGGATACCGGGCCGAGGCAGGCGCGCTCACGATTGATCCGGTGACGGGGCCGCTGGTGGTCGAGATGTACCAGCGGGTGCTCGCCGGTGACTCCCTGTACCGAATACGGAAGGAGTGGAACGAGCGCGGCATCCTCACCACCCACGGATGCAGGTGGTCGGATCGGACGCTCAAGATGGTGCTCTACAACCCCTCCAACAAGGGCGTGCGCGAGTACCGGCCCGTCATGCCGGACGGGAGCCGCGCGCGAACCTCGAAAATGCAGGTGAAAGCGGCGTGGCCCGCGATTGTTGACGAGGACACCTGGCAGCAAGTCTCCGACGTACTCGATGCCAGGAAGAAGGCCCGGAACTTCCACCAACCCGGAAGTGGTTCGGCGGTGCGGATGTACCCGTTCTCGGGGTTGATTCGCTGCTCACTGTGCGGGACGGCGATGATTCACCGGGGCGGCGTGTACCAGTGCATCCAGCCGACCCCAGGCGGGTGCACCCGTTCGATCCGCTCTGCCGAAATCGAGAAGCTCGTGGAGGAAGCAGTGCGTGCGACGTTCGAGCAGATCACCCTCCACCCCACGAAACACCGAACCTCCGGCAGAGACCTTGCGGCCAGGGTCGGGCTCGCGGCGACGCTCGACGCGGATAGGGAACGCTTGGCGAGGCTGGATGATGATTACTACGACGGCCTGATCGACAAGACCATGTGGGTGCGGCAACGTGCGAGGATTGCGGAGCGGATCGAGTCGACCCGCCGCGAGCATGCGGCGACGATGCCCGAGCAGCACGCAGGGCTCAACATCGACATGACCACGGTTGCGGCTGAGTGGAAGGGGCGTACCCCGATGTGGCAGTACCAGGCCGCGAGCCTGATCCTGCAAGCGGTACTCGTGCACGCTCACCCCGCAGACATGATGACCGCTGTCCCCAAGCGCCGCAACGAGAGCACCGAGGACTTCCACGTGCGCCGAGACGCGCACCGCGCGGCAGTGCTCGCACGCCGGGTCGAGTTCATCTGGCGCGCATAG